The DNA window GTCCTTCGTCTTTTAAGTTGCCTGCGTTCGTTCACCCCTGGCACCTAGTTATTGAGGCAGCTTCAGGACGGGGAGCGGATGTCAAAAGTGGTTCGCAACGGAGTTTAGTTGACAAAAACTGTTCCTGTCGAATATATGAGTATGAAATAACATCATAATTAAGCATTCTTACGTGCTCTTATTTTCGGAGATAAAAATGACAGTTTTGGATTCCTTACTTGCCTTTACAGTTGCGGCTACACTGTTAACTTTAACCCCTGGTTTGGATACCGCTTTGATTTTAAGAACAGCTGCGGCAGAAGGCGGGAAAAAAGCTTTTCAGGCTGCACTTGGGATCGATACCGGATGTTTGATATGGGGAGCGATGGTGGCATTAGGTTTAGGGGCGCTAATTGCCGTATCTGAACTGGCATTTAACATTCTGAAATGGTGCGGTGCACTGTATTTATGCTGGTTGGGGAGCCAGATGATCTGGCGGCCTGACTCAGATCTTGGTGGGGAAAACTCTTCTTCTGTGAAAGCATCGAATTGGTTTATCAAAGGAATGTTGGGAAATGTGTTGAATCCAAAAGTTGGTGTATTTTACGTCTCCTTCTTACCACAGTTTATTCCCCAGGGACATTCACCAATTATCTGGACATTTGGATTAGTGGCAATTCACATCATACTCGGCACGCTATGGTCATTGGCCCTGATTTATGCTACCCGGCCTCTTTCCCACATCTTACGCCGTGGGAACGTTATTAAATGGATGAATCGCACGACTGGCGGATTGTTTTTGTTTTTCGCGTTTAATTTGGCGTTGAGTCGGCGCTAACTTTGTGTCCAGGGTAAATGGATGCGATCAGCAAAGCTATAGCTTGAAAGATGACAGCTATATAGGATGTATCCTTATTTTTAGTAATTATTAATTGATGAATTCAATGTCGTTTAAGTTATTTTTGATTAAATCTTCCCCATTAAAAAATTGAATAAGGAGATTGGCCAGTACATCTGGGCGTTCCACCATTACAAGATGATCTGATTTTTTTATGATGGCAAATATTGAGTCTGGAAAAAGAGATGAGCAAATTTTAACATTTTCAGGCGGTGTGATGATATCGTATTCACCGGTTGTAAATAAAATGGGTTTATCAAAATTATCTGCTCTCTCGTATTTCTTTTGGTTCAAAAGATGCATTTGGAGATGCTTATATCTTTCTCCTTGATGTTGTGTTGATTCTAATAGTGTTTTTTTCAAAAGTTTATATGTCGTTTCTTTTCCTAATATATCAATGTCTGGTTCGAGACAGAGAAGGCTTGAAATTATCTTCTCAACAGACTCCTCATATTTTCCCTCAACTAGTAATTGTAACGCTGCATTTAGTCTGTTTTGAATGTGAAGTGGCTGAGTAAGTGCTGTGCCAACTAATACGGCTTTATTAATCCTGTCAGGCCATTGATACGCAAACGCCAGGGCGATAGCCCCACCGTATGAAATACCAATGAGGTTTATTGTCTGCAAGGAAAGGGCATCTAAAATATGTCGTGTACATTCGGCAAGAAACTCAAAGCTTTTATTGTCTGGAATATTGTCCGCAGATCCTATACCCGGTAAATCAACCATAATTAAAGGGCTGTCATCTTTGAGAAGATATTCAAGATGAGGTAAGGAGTACATATCCTGGAAACCACCAGCTATAACTAATTTGGGGACTCCTGTCGTGGTATTTATATCACCAATAACACGAAAGGCATATTTTACTCCATGCCATTCAATTTCCCTTCTGTCTTGAGGTGGAAGGCGGTAACTGGAATCAATAAAAGCAGCGAGGGATTCAACATTTCTGAATCTAAGTACGTCACTCCAATCTATTTTCTTTCCTAAATTTTCCTCAATAGAAATTTGTATTTCAACTAATGAAATGGAATCTGCTCCAAGACTGAAAAAATCATCTTTAATACTCATCGATTCTACGAGTAGCACTTCCTGGCATATTTTCAGTAATTCATTTCCAGTGTTATTTGGTAATGATGCTGTCATATCGAGCTCCTGTCATTATTTAATTAATCTTATATATTGATTGTCGTTCTGTGAAATTGGTAACTTAAGTATAAGATTAGATGATTTTTTGATTAGAGGAGGTTTCAGAAGACAGAAAATAAACTATTTTGCTACTGAAAAGTAATATAATGAAATTATAATTAAATGGTATTATAGGCTGGCATTGATAATGTTTGAGGATTGAGGCAGCCTTGCACGGTAAATTGGAATTCAAAAATCATGGGGAAGATACTATGGAAGCGTTATCCCCATGGCTGCCTGATAATGTGGTTCAAAAACAATGAAATGGTAATTTAAGTAGTGATGGATTGCTGATGGTTGCACATCAAATCACAAATTCAGCTCTTGTACCAACGTTGCTACCATGACAGCTTTAATGGTATGCATACGGTTTTCTGCCTGATCAAACACAATACTGTGTTTTGACTCAAACAATTCATTAGTGACTTCTAACCCACCATACAGTTTG is part of the Xenorhabdus cabanillasii genome and encodes:
- a CDS encoding alpha/beta fold hydrolase, with translation MTASLPNNTGNELLKICQEVLLVESMSIKDDFFSLGADSISLVEIQISIEENLGKKIDWSDVLRFRNVESLAAFIDSSYRLPPQDRREIEWHGVKYAFRVIGDINTTTGVPKLVIAGGFQDMYSLPHLEYLLKDDSPLIMVDLPGIGSADNIPDNKSFEFLAECTRHILDALSLQTINLIGISYGGAIALAFAYQWPDRINKAVLVGTALTQPLHIQNRLNAALQLLVEGKYEESVEKIISSLLCLEPDIDILGKETTYKLLKKTLLESTQHQGERYKHLQMHLLNQKKYERADNFDKPILFTTGEYDIITPPENVKICSSLFPDSIFAIIKKSDHLVMVERPDVLANLLIQFFNGEDLIKNNLNDIEFIN
- a CDS encoding LysE family translocator → MTVLDSLLAFTVAATLLTLTPGLDTALILRTAAAEGGKKAFQAALGIDTGCLIWGAMVALGLGALIAVSELAFNILKWCGALYLCWLGSQMIWRPDSDLGGENSSSVKASNWFIKGMLGNVLNPKVGVFYVSFLPQFIPQGHSPIIWTFGLVAIHIILGTLWSLALIYATRPLSHILRRGNVIKWMNRTTGGLFLFFAFNLALSRR